A section of the Hemitrygon akajei chromosome 8, sHemAka1.3, whole genome shotgun sequence genome encodes:
- the LOC140732329 gene encoding cAMP-responsive element modulator-like isoform X3 has translation MAVIQDETETAAAGDMPTYQIRTPTTTLPQGVVMATSPGTLHSPQQLAEEATRKRELRLMKNREAARECRKKKKEYVKCLENRVAVLENQNKTLIEELKALKDLYCHKTD, from the exons CTGCAGCTGGAGATATGCCAACCTACCAAATCCGGACTCCAACTACCACCCTACCTCAGGGAGTAGTGATGGCAACTTCACCAGGAACATTGCATAGTCCACAACAACTTGCAGAAGAGGCAACCCGTAAACGGGAACTAAGGCTAATGAAAAACAG GGAGGCTGCTCGTGAATGTCGCAAAAAGAAGAAGGAATATGTCAAGTGTCTTGAAAATCGAGTCGCTGTGCTTGAAAATCAAAACAAGACTCTTATCGAGGAACTCAAGGCCCTAAAAGACTTGTACTGCCATAAAACAGATTAA